A portion of the Metasolibacillus fluoroglycofenilyticus genome contains these proteins:
- a CDS encoding MazG nucleotide pyrophosphohydrolase domain-containing protein encodes MGQLTFSELQNYLALKYKEGRTSSALFMKLVEEIGEVAEVLNQLEGRKKIGLDASLEKELVDVIHYAIAIASVNNIDLTKAIIEKDKEAAIKYNQSPNLEEFLVAQQKIK; translated from the coding sequence ATGGGGCAACTAACATTTAGCGAGCTACAAAACTACTTAGCATTAAAATATAAAGAAGGACGAACTTCTTCTGCATTATTTATGAAATTAGTAGAAGAAATTGGTGAAGTTGCAGAGGTATTGAACCAATTAGAAGGTCGAAAGAAAATCGGCTTAGATGCTTCTTTAGAAAAAGAATTAGTTGATGTTATACACTACGCAATAGCTATTGCAAGTGTAAATAATATTGATTTAACAAAGGCAATTATCGAAAAAGACAAGGAAGCAGCAATTAAATATAATCAATCTCCCAACTTGGAGGAGTTTTTAGTAGCCCAACAAAAAATAAAATAA
- a CDS encoding cation diffusion facilitator family transporter — protein sequence MELYTNLRAGEKGAWLSIGTYVALSAMKLIVGYLGSSAALKADGLNNTTDIIASIAVLVGLRISQKPADDNHQYGHLRAETVASLIAAFIMIAVGIQVLISSVKNIWNPTHTTPSMLTAIIALISAVIMYGVYRYNIALANKINSSAVKAAAYDNRSDALVSIGTAIGIGAAIIGFPIIDVITALLVGIIIVKTGIEIFWEAVHTLTDGFNTEDTEALCELIRKVDGVSDLVDFKGRSHGNMSFVDVTVTVNPYLNVWESHEITEQIENTIKKFNPYCVVLVHIEPHEIPAPKEDDYHF from the coding sequence GTGGAGCTATATACAAATTTACGTGCTGGCGAAAAAGGTGCATGGTTATCAATTGGTACATATGTTGCATTAAGCGCGATGAAATTGATTGTCGGCTATCTCGGGAGCTCAGCCGCATTAAAAGCAGATGGCTTAAATAACACAACGGACATTATCGCTTCTATCGCCGTATTAGTTGGTTTGCGTATTTCTCAAAAGCCAGCAGATGATAACCATCAATACGGGCATTTGCGCGCGGAAACAGTAGCTTCATTAATCGCAGCATTTATTATGATTGCAGTAGGTATCCAAGTACTCATATCTTCTGTTAAAAACATTTGGAATCCTACACACACTACACCTTCTATGTTAACAGCAATTATTGCACTAATTAGTGCTGTTATTATGTACGGTGTTTACCGCTACAATATTGCGCTAGCAAATAAAATCAATAGCAGTGCTGTTAAAGCAGCCGCCTACGATAATCGCTCAGATGCCCTCGTTAGTATTGGCACAGCTATCGGTATTGGTGCAGCTATTATCGGCTTTCCAATTATTGATGTCATTACAGCGTTACTTGTCGGCATTATTATTGTCAAAACAGGTATAGAAATATTTTGGGAAGCTGTGCATACATTAACCGATGGTTTTAATACGGAAGATACGGAGGCACTTTGTGAGCTTATTCGGAAAGTGGATGGTGTAAGCGACTTAGTTGATTTTAAAGGGCGCTCCCATGGCAATATGTCATTTGTCGATGTAACCGTAACAGTTAATCCTTATTTGAATGTATGGGAAAGCCATGAAATCACAGAGCAAATAGAAAATACGATTAAAAAATTCAATCCATATTGTGTAGTGCTTGTGCATATTGAACCACATGAAATACCAGCTCCGAAAGAGGATGATTACCATTTTTAA
- a CDS encoding hemolysin family protein: MDGDIGELTIRLVAFALLIAATAFFVASEFAIVKIRATRIDQLVAEGNKKALKAKKVISNLDEYLSACQLGITITALGLGWLGEPTFAFILHPLFELFGLEGRITSLLSFIIAFSLVTFLHVVVGELAPKTLAIQKAEAVTLNLAGPLILFHNIMYPFIRALNGSARALTGLFGLKLVSESEAAHSEEELRMILSDSLKGGEINHSEYEYVNSIFEFSDRIAKEIMVPRTEIISIEKDQTLREVFEVMGVEQYTRYPITDGDKDHVVGLVNMKHLLTAYIKDPVNGETKVEDYMQPVIRVIDTIPISDLLLKFQQERIHLAILLDEYGGTSGLVTIEDIIEEIVGDIQDEFDADEIPEIQEISENHYIIDAKVLLENVNDILGIAIEDEDIDTIGGWVMTQHFDVVEGDTFEAYGYQFTIKESDGHHILYLEIKKLEEIEVTENNLIEEV; this comes from the coding sequence TTGGACGGAGATATAGGAGAGCTAACCATAAGGCTTGTAGCATTTGCTCTATTAATTGCTGCTACGGCATTTTTTGTTGCTAGTGAGTTTGCCATAGTAAAAATAAGGGCTACACGTATCGACCAGCTTGTAGCGGAAGGTAACAAAAAGGCGTTGAAGGCGAAAAAAGTAATTTCAAATTTAGATGAATATTTGTCAGCCTGTCAGCTCGGTATTACAATTACCGCACTCGGATTAGGATGGCTAGGTGAGCCGACATTTGCGTTTATTTTACATCCGTTATTTGAGTTATTTGGCTTAGAAGGTCGCATTACATCGCTTCTTTCATTTATTATTGCCTTTTCACTTGTGACATTTTTACACGTTGTCGTAGGGGAATTAGCGCCGAAAACATTAGCTATTCAAAAAGCGGAGGCTGTCACATTAAATTTAGCAGGGCCACTTATTTTATTCCATAACATTATGTATCCTTTCATTCGCGCATTAAACGGCTCAGCTCGTGCGTTAACAGGACTTTTTGGTTTAAAATTGGTTTCTGAATCAGAAGCAGCCCACTCCGAGGAAGAGCTTCGCATGATTTTATCAGATAGCTTAAAGGGTGGAGAAATTAATCACTCTGAATACGAATATGTAAATAGCATTTTCGAGTTTTCTGATCGAATCGCAAAAGAAATTATGGTACCCCGTACTGAAATTATTAGCATTGAAAAAGACCAAACATTACGAGAAGTATTTGAAGTAATGGGCGTTGAACAATATACGCGTTATCCAATTACCGATGGCGACAAAGACCATGTTGTCGGCTTAGTCAACATGAAGCATTTATTAACTGCTTACATTAAAGACCCTGTAAATGGGGAAACAAAAGTAGAAGATTATATGCAACCTGTTATTCGTGTAATTGATACAATTCCGATTAGTGACTTATTATTAAAGTTCCAGCAAGAACGCATCCATTTGGCTATTTTATTGGATGAATACGGTGGTACATCTGGTTTAGTAACAATTGAAGATATTATCGAGGAAATTGTCGGTGATATTCAAGACGAATTCGATGCTGACGAAATACCAGAAATACAGGAAATAAGCGAAAATCATTATATTATTGATGCAAAAGTGCTTTTAGAAAATGTCAATGATATTTTAGGAATTGCAATTGAAGATGAAGATATTGATACAATCGGTGGCTGGGTAATGACACAGCATTTTGATGTAGTCGAAGGTGATACATTCGAAGCTTACGGTTATCAATTTACAATTAAGGAATCCGACGGTCATCATATTTTATATCTCGAAATCAAAAAGCTAGAAGAGATTGAAGTAACCGAAAATAATTTAATTGAAGAAGTTTAA
- a CDS encoding DUF4871 domain-containing protein → MNAKMWLLVFSVLLLLVACTGNKKEAWQESEFFESGSYRMIGIKDKVGFIYDKETIPFTANEPNKYMWHFWGDEDELKGDIKVIGIFEDEPDEKIEILHEKINYLSAHNGADYHIPSLMELPKAGMWKLEVYIDDKIFETIYVEVA, encoded by the coding sequence ATGAATGCGAAAATGTGGTTGCTAGTATTTAGCGTATTACTGCTTTTAGTAGCTTGTACAGGTAATAAGAAAGAAGCTTGGCAGGAAAGCGAATTTTTTGAATCAGGAAGTTATCGAATGATTGGAATCAAAGATAAAGTTGGCTTTATTTACGATAAAGAAACGATACCATTTACTGCAAATGAACCGAATAAATATATGTGGCATTTTTGGGGGGATGAGGATGAGTTAAAAGGCGATATTAAAGTAATTGGGATATTTGAAGACGAGCCAGACGAAAAAATTGAAATTTTACACGAAAAAATTAACTATTTAAGTGCTCACAACGGTGCAGATTATCATATACCTAGTTTGATGGAGTTGCCGAAAGCTGGTATGTGGAAGCTAGAAGTTTATATAGATGATAAAATTTTTGAAACGATTTATGTTGAGGTGGCATAA